Proteins found in one Anabas testudineus chromosome 1, fAnaTes1.2, whole genome shotgun sequence genomic segment:
- the wu:fc21g02 gene encoding uncharacterized protein wu:fc21g02, whose translation MMWSIVILLAAATSVESYIVHDQYERLAHGRQLRIFLPKGVEKLEFTPADDPSKTFVYWERARLSMKKGRVSGTGSDRRWYIDQVTYEDQGTYVQRDFWNKEMSTVRVGVTPRHNYVKCVAGESLYISLEGIDLVDAILSFSGSSGNVTLVRDGSRTSQDLPEYWDRVKTSSNNIEIRNVNYSDVGHYTLIDRRDRVVSVTRMDLTDHHEHTSGSPLMALLLLLGIPAWICCCCRKKIFRPKPTTATVLQTMTDAVQPSPGGPAGPCPPYNVYYHGPDSTTGPTVHPPPTNSDPGQWIGPPPPAGFDPANPAYPPVCPAMIPPAQPPQWNGQYPPGMGYAPAPVMYSSPPPAAGIEPFKQDVKMENVASSPADPLLTAAPQVEAASCPVAPVPPSSTNALSTSDATYQFQINGEKSNSFL comes from the exons ATGATGTGGAGTATTGTCATCCTGCTGGCTGCAGCCACCAGTGTGG AGTCCTACATTGTCCATGACCAATATGAACGTCTTGCCCACGGTCGTCAGTTGAGGATCTTCCTGCCCAAGGGTGTGGAGAAGCTAGAATTCACCCCAGCTGATGATCCTAGCAAGACGTTTGTGTACTGGGAGAGAGCCAGACTGAG CATGAAAAAAGGTAGGGTATCAGGAACAGGCAGTGACCGACGCTGGTACATTGACcag GTGACTTACGAAGACCAAGGAACATATGTCCAGAGAGATTTCTGGAATAAAGAGATGTCCACAGTCAGAGTGGGCGTCACAC CCAGACACAACTATGTAAAGTGTGTTGCTGGAGAGAGTCTCTACATCTCACTGGAGGGCATAGACCTGGTTGATGCTATTTTGTCCTTCTCTGGGAGCTCTGGCAATGTTACACTG GTACGTGATGGATCTCGGACGTCCCAGGACCTTCCAGAATACTGGGACCGTGTCAAGACTAGCTCCAATAACATCGAGATCAGAAACGTGAACTACAGTGATGTGGGTCATTACACGCTTATAGACCGGAGGGACCGAGTGGTGTCTGTAACCAGGATGGATTTGACAG ACCATCATGAGCACACGAGTGGAAGCCCGCTCATGGCTCTGCTCTTACTGCTGGGCATCCCGGCTTGGATTTGCTGCTGTTGTCGGAAGAAGATTTTCCGGCCAAAACCCACCACTGCTACAGTGCTACAG ACTATGACAGATGCAGTCCAGCCTTCACCTGGTGGTCCTGCTGGACCTTGTCCTCCTTACAAT gtgtaTTACCATGGCCCTGACTCTACCACG GGTCCTACAGTTCATCCTCCCCCTACCAACAGTGACCCAGGACAGTGGATTGGCCCCCCACCTCCTGCA GGTTTTGATCCAGCCAACCCAGCCTACCCTCCTGTTTGTCCAGCTATGATCCCACCCGCCCAGCCTCCACAGTGGAATGGCCAGTACCCTCCTGGAATG GGCTATGCTCCAGCTCCTGTTATGTATAGCTCTCCCCCACCAGCAGCAGGCATTGAACCTTTTAAACAAGATGTCAAGATGGAGAATGTGGCTTCCTCACCTGCTGACCCCCTCCTTACTGCCGCACCACAG gttgaagctgcttcctgtccTGTAGCTCCCgtgcccccctcctccaccaacGCTCTCAGCACCTCCGATGCTACATACCAGTTCCAGATCAACGGAGAAAAGTCCAACAGCTTCCTGTAA
- the zgc:165520 gene encoding synN and SNARE domain-containing protein produces MKDRLSQLKEKSDAGDDDIEIPMESKDFMDDFFAQTEDIRLSIDKIDESVTEIKKLYSTILSAPTSEQKTQDDLEALTNEIKKSANNARNKLKSIERQLESNKDERASADLRIRKSQHAILAKKFVEVMTKYNEAQMDFRDKSKGRIARQLEITGKATTDEELEEMLEGGNSAVFTAGIVDSKISQQALNEIEARHKDIMRLESSIKELHDMFVDIAMLVENQGSMIDRIESNMDQSVGFVERAVADTKKAAKFQQEARRKQMMIFCCCVILAIVLGSFVYSFIK; encoded by the exons ATGAAGGACCGACTGTCTCAACTCAAGGAG aaGAGTGATGCTGGAGATGATGACATTGAGATTCCCATGGAGAGCAAAGATTTTATGGATGATTTCTTTGCTCAG ACTGAAGACATCCGTCTCAGCATTGATAAGATTGATGAGAGTGTCACAGAAATCAAAAAGCTCTATTCAACCATCTTGTCGGCCCCGACATCTGAGCAGA AAACACAAGATGACCTTGAAGCCCTCACCAATGAGATCAAGAAGTCGGCCAACAATGCCAGAAACAAGCTAAAGA GTATTGAGCGCCAGCTTGAGTCAAACAAAGATGAGAGAGCCTCAGCAGACCTCAGGATACGCAAGTCCCAG CATGCTATCCTGGCCAAGAAGTTCGTAGAGGTGATGACAAAGTACAACGAGGCACAAATGGACTTCAGAGATAAGAGCAAAGGCCGAATCGCTCGACAGCTGGAGATCA CGGGGAAAGCGACAACTGACGAGGAACTGGAAGAGATGCTGGAGGGAGGAAACTCTGCTGTCTTCACTGCTGGG ATTGTGGACTCTAAGATCAGCCAGCAGGCCTTGAACGAGATTGAGGCCCGTCACAAAGACATCATGAGGTTGGAAAGCAGCATTAAAGAGCTCCATGACATGTTCGTTGATATTGCCATGCTGGTTGAGAACCAg GGTAGCATGATTGACAGAATTGAGAGCAACATGGACCAGTCGGTGGGCTTCGTAGAGAGGGCGGTGGCCGACACCAAGAAAGCAGCTAAATTCCAGCAGGAGGCACGCAGG AAACAAATGATGATTTTCTGCTGCTGCGTGATCCTGGCCATCGTCCTTGGCTCATTTGTCTACAGCTTCATTAAATAG